The following coding sequences lie in one Saccharopolyspora hordei genomic window:
- a CDS encoding YihY/virulence factor BrkB family protein, translating to MLGGAMGSPSSSEGRGRSAAAPRKAPVRRGPLRVIVRTLDKAWWDNIFSESAAAAFWQTLSLPPLLLGLLGSLGFLGDWFGPSIVDAVHDKILAFCRTVFTQNVVDQIIGPTVADILTKGKGEIVSVGFLLSLWAGSSALASLVDSITMAYDQYLVRNSVWQRIFALLLYLVSLVVAVVGLPIVALGPDWLPTLFPQEYQDDIAWLIQAFYYPATAIGLVLALATLYKVSLPRKLPWHRGLPGALLAMVLFLCSSIGLRLYITWVTSTGYTYGALATPIAFLLFAFFIGLAIIMGAQFNNAIQEMYPAKMTRRERRRWRRLEMKRLAQRMHTEEGYRAWRNGPAERTEEQAARPTEQDVPPEPVAEVPRNGVPVQESPREQTEPRGG from the coding sequence ATGCTTGGGGGTGCCATGGGTTCGCCGAGTTCGTCAGAAGGCCGGGGGCGCAGTGCCGCCGCACCACGGAAAGCCCCGGTGCGACGAGGGCCGCTGCGCGTGATCGTGCGCACCCTGGACAAGGCCTGGTGGGACAACATCTTCTCGGAGTCGGCGGCCGCCGCGTTCTGGCAGACGCTGTCCCTGCCGCCGCTGCTGCTCGGGCTGCTGGGCAGCCTGGGCTTCCTCGGGGACTGGTTCGGCCCGTCGATCGTGGACGCGGTGCACGACAAGATCCTGGCGTTCTGCCGCACCGTGTTCACGCAGAACGTGGTGGACCAGATCATCGGCCCGACCGTGGCCGACATCCTCACCAAGGGCAAGGGCGAGATCGTCTCGGTGGGCTTCCTGCTGTCGCTGTGGGCGGGGTCGTCCGCGCTGGCGTCGCTGGTCGACTCGATCACCATGGCCTACGACCAGTACCTGGTGCGCAACAGCGTGTGGCAGCGGATCTTCGCGCTGCTGCTGTACCTGGTGTCGCTGGTGGTCGCGGTGGTCGGGCTGCCCATCGTCGCGCTCGGCCCGGACTGGCTGCCGACGCTGTTCCCCCAGGAGTACCAGGACGACATCGCCTGGCTGATCCAGGCGTTCTACTACCCGGCGACCGCGATCGGCCTGGTGCTGGCGCTGGCGACGCTGTACAAGGTGTCGCTGCCCCGCAAGCTGCCCTGGCACCGCGGCCTGCCCGGGGCGCTGCTGGCGATGGTGCTGTTCCTGTGCTCCAGCATCGGCCTGCGGCTCTACATCACGTGGGTGACCAGCACCGGCTACACCTACGGCGCGCTGGCCACGCCGATCGCGTTCCTGCTGTTCGCGTTCTTCATCGGCCTGGCGATCATCATGGGCGCGCAGTTCAACAACGCGATCCAGGAGATGTACCCGGCCAAGATGACCCGCCGGGAGCGGCGGCGGTGGCGACGGCTGGAGATGAAGCGCCTCGCGCAGCGCATGCACACCGAGGAGGGCTACCGGGCGTGGCGCAACGGCCCGGCGGAGCGCACCGAGGAGCAGGCGGCGCGGCCGACGGAGCAGGACGTCCCGCCCGAACCGGTCGCGGAGGTCCCGCGCAACGGTGTCCCCGTGCAGGAGTCGCCGCGCGAGCAGACCGAGCCGCGCGGCGGCTGA
- a CDS encoding DUF3039 domain-containing protein, whose protein sequence is MSTMTLPETDTRTETTDQTSDDRPDMFHYVQKDKIAESAVMGTYVVALCGEVFPVTKSPKPGSPVCPECKEIFESLPPGGDD, encoded by the coding sequence ATGAGCACGATGACGCTGCCGGAGACCGACACCCGGACCGAGACCACTGACCAGACCAGTGATGACCGTCCGGACATGTTCCACTACGTGCAGAAGGACAAGATCGCCGAGAGCGCGGTCATGGGCACGTACGTGGTGGCGCTGTGCGGGGAGGTCTTCCCCGTCACCAAGTCGCCGAAGCCGGGGTCGCCGGTCTGCCCGGAGTGCAAGGAGATCTTCGAATCGCTGCCGCCCGGCGGCGACGACTGA